In a genomic window of Pseudomonas mohnii:
- a CDS encoding alpha/beta hydrolase, with protein sequence MRNESIRYLIVPGWQGSPEDHWQSHWQNSLPNSARVEQADWLTPRREDWVAALAEAIAADSTPVILIAHSLGCITVAHWAATAPVQFLRQVRGALLVAPADVERPACAPALRNFAPIPGDLLPFPSQVVSSDNDAAVSAPRALELARNWGAEAGILAGAGHINVKSGHQRWEQGFAYLYRLQNRMEHHALRRA encoded by the coding sequence ATGCGCAACGAATCCATTCGCTATCTGATTGTGCCGGGCTGGCAAGGATCGCCAGAAGATCATTGGCAAAGCCACTGGCAGAACAGCCTGCCGAATAGCGCACGGGTGGAGCAGGCCGACTGGCTGACGCCGCGTCGTGAAGACTGGGTCGCGGCGCTGGCCGAGGCAATTGCCGCCGACAGCACCCCGGTGATCCTGATCGCCCACAGCCTGGGTTGCATCACCGTCGCGCATTGGGCAGCGACCGCGCCCGTGCAGTTTCTGCGGCAGGTTCGCGGCGCCTTGCTGGTCGCGCCGGCGGATGTCGAGCGCCCCGCTTGCGCGCCGGCCCTGCGTAATTTCGCGCCGATTCCTGGCGATCTTCTGCCGTTTCCCAGCCAGGTCGTCAGCTCCGACAACGACGCCGCCGTCAGTGCGCCTCGGGCGCTGGAGCTGGCGCGCAACTGGGGCGCTGAAGCGGGGATTTTGGCGGGTGCCGGGCACATCAATGTGAAGTCGGGTCACCAGCGGTGGGAGCAGGGGTTTGCCTATCTCTACCGTCTGCAAAACCGCATGGAACATCACGCCCTGCGTCGCGCCTGA
- a CDS encoding ExbD/TolR family protein, whose translation MAFSTQDSDEVLSEINVTPLVDVMLVLLVVFIVTAPLLTNAIPINLPKTEAVAPVEQKDPLVVSIDGAGKLFINKDEIQPDLLEFQLQAAKAKDPEVRVQLQADDGVNYGEVARAMASIERAGITKLSVITAR comes from the coding sequence ATGGCCTTCTCCACGCAAGACAGTGATGAGGTGCTGAGCGAGATCAACGTGACACCGCTGGTGGACGTGATGCTGGTGCTGCTGGTGGTGTTCATCGTCACCGCGCCGCTGCTGACCAACGCGATTCCGATCAACCTGCCCAAGACCGAAGCCGTGGCGCCGGTGGAGCAGAAGGACCCGCTGGTGGTGAGCATCGACGGTGCCGGCAAGCTGTTTATCAACAAGGATGAAATCCAGCCGGATTTGCTGGAGTTCCAGCTTCAGGCAGCCAAGGCCAAGGACCCGGAAGTGCGGGTGCAGTTGCAGGCCGATGACGGGGTCAATTACGGCGAGGTGGCGCGGGCCATGGCGTCCATTGAGCGGGCAGGCATCACCAAGTTGTCGGTGATCACCGCGCGCTGA
- a CDS encoding MotA/TolQ/ExbB proton channel family protein — MTLLASPLESIESAVIWLLVVFSVATWGLALLKGVQFGRLKAQDRRFHNRFWAASSLDSAAELAETQPGAAARVAQAGYAAIQVGEAPQATDLSQAINHQDRLERALRQQIVRERRSLETGLAVVASIGSTSPFIGLFGTVWGIMEALKGISAAGSASLETVAGPIGAALVATGVGIAVAVPAVLVYNYFLRRLKLTAADLDDFAHDFYSLAQKSAFRVLIHPTAHKVAARGNSQKVKEAS; from the coding sequence ATGACGTTATTGGCATCTCCACTTGAATCCATCGAAAGCGCGGTGATCTGGCTGTTGGTGGTTTTTTCCGTCGCCACTTGGGGCCTGGCGTTGCTCAAGGGTGTGCAGTTCGGCCGGCTTAAAGCCCAGGACCGCAGGTTTCACAATCGGTTTTGGGCGGCGTCGAGTCTGGACTCGGCGGCAGAGTTAGCCGAGACGCAACCGGGCGCTGCGGCGCGGGTGGCGCAGGCGGGTTACGCGGCGATTCAGGTGGGCGAGGCGCCACAGGCGACGGACTTGAGCCAGGCGATCAATCATCAGGATCGCCTTGAGCGGGCCTTGCGTCAGCAGATCGTGCGTGAGCGCCGGTCGCTGGAGACCGGGCTGGCAGTGGTTGCGAGTATTGGCAGTACGTCGCCGTTCATTGGGTTGTTCGGCACCGTGTGGGGAATTATGGAAGCGTTGAAAGGCATCAGCGCGGCGGGTTCGGCAAGCCTGGAGACGGTGGCCGGACCCATTGGTGCGGCGCTGGTCGCCACTGGTGTGGGGATCGCGGTCGCGGTGCCGGCAGTGCTGGTTTACAACTACTTTTTGCGGCGTCTGAAGTTGACGGCGGCGGACCTGGACGACTTTGCCCATGACTTCTACAGCCTGGCGCAGAAGAGTGCGTTCCGCGTACTGATTCACCCGACGGCGCACAAAGTGGCTGCCCGGGGTAACTCGCAAAAAGTGAAGGAGGCCTCCTGA
- a CDS encoding energy transducer TonB, which translates to MGNVQTVASAHEVLWHQAPGGELVDLGRGHRVPLGQLRLQRAPKGILSRREAILLGVLALLVHGALIYWVNQQPAKVLPIVPPEIPPMTIEFSRPAPPVVEPPPPVPPPPPVVEPPPPVVDELAAKPAPPKPIPKPKPVAKPIPKPAPKAVEQPPAPPKPAAPVAAPAPPAPPVPAPVTPASANAAYLKNPAPEYPSLAQRRGWEGTVLLRVHVLANGKPGEIQVQKSSGREALDEAALSAVKRWSFVPAKQGDIAQDGWVSVPIDFKIH; encoded by the coding sequence ATGGGCAATGTCCAGACCGTCGCCAGCGCACACGAGGTGCTTTGGCACCAGGCGCCAGGTGGCGAGTTGGTCGACCTCGGACGGGGGCATCGCGTGCCCTTGGGCCAGTTGCGTTTGCAACGTGCGCCCAAGGGCATTCTGAGCCGGCGCGAGGCGATCCTGCTCGGTGTGCTGGCATTGCTGGTACACGGTGCGCTGATCTACTGGGTCAATCAGCAGCCAGCCAAAGTGTTGCCGATCGTCCCGCCGGAGATCCCGCCAATGACCATCGAGTTTTCGCGTCCGGCGCCGCCCGTGGTCGAACCGCCGCCACCCGTCCCGCCACCGCCACCAGTGGTCGAGCCGCCACCGCCAGTGGTGGATGAACTGGCGGCCAAACCGGCGCCACCCAAACCGATTCCAAAACCCAAGCCAGTGGCAAAACCGATCCCGAAACCGGCGCCCAAAGCGGTTGAACAACCGCCGGCACCGCCAAAGCCAGCGGCTCCGGTCGCGGCGCCCGCGCCACCTGCACCACCGGTGCCCGCACCTGTGACGCCAGCCTCGGCCAATGCCGCGTACCTGAAAAATCCGGCGCCGGAATACCCGTCGCTGGCCCAGCGTCGCGGTTGGGAAGGCACGGTGTTGCTGCGGGTGCATGTACTGGCCAACGGCAAGCCCGGCGAGATCCAGGTTCAGAAAAGCAGCGGCCGCGAGGCCCTCGATGAGGCAGCCCTGAGCGCCGTGAAACGTTGGAGTTTCGTGCCGGCCAAGCAGGGTGATATCGCCCAGGATGGCTGGGTCAGCGTGCCCATCGATTTCAAGATTCATTAA
- a CDS encoding TonB-dependent receptor → MSPLNLASPLTPRRLKRLPLALLLAGSASWTQAQAADASTPETVPAATVAGQAKADGAQLETVTVTTRRREESSQDVPTPMSVVSGQVLESQRVYRIQDLQQLVPSVNVAYMHARQSSVSIRGLGNNPASDGLEGSVGLYIDNVYLGRPGMAVFDLMDIEQLEVLRGPQGTLFGKNTTAGVINISTRAPTFTPERSIESSVGEDGYFQTKGTISGPLNDQLAGRFSAYRTRSDGDIKNEYDGHDLNGGSREGFRGQLLFKPNESFNLRWIGDYNEEDSSAGTRVLYNTGPTINGVNLYQARANTAGATLVDGTHRKVNLNNDQHVTVHQGGTSVEANWTLPSDFTLTSISSYRWWNFTPRNDDGLNVSATYNAGVSVEDKQYSQEFRLASPTGGFFDYVLGAYYFGNSLDNKSFAYYGPQADIWNGTPAGALANVDSVGRGHIKTDSFALFAQGTWHLTERLDFTAGVRGTYEEKNAWVNRDAPVGGAAVTGAAATVRRGRAGVYDSGDLNQYSSSPSGLLNLSYHFTDNLLGYATVSHGEKSGGVNLAVGTAPVAGADSLLIGTERANNAELGFKSTLWDRRLQLNANVFWTQVNGYQTNAYDDVNRVQYLTNAGSVRSRGVEFDSTLIPLRGLTLNFNGSYNDVSYLSYKDAPCPPEVSLAPGAPASCDLTGHQVVGASKWIGNANGEYKWNLSNGFEEYVTASYAFRSKAVGTVEDSDFGQIPSYAVVNLSTGLRGDFKQGQWDVSLWLKNAFDKTYYTTLWTAANGGYEGLLGTPRTLGVTGRYDF, encoded by the coding sequence ATGAGTCCGTTGAACCTCGCTTCACCCCTTACGCCCCGACGGCTCAAACGCCTGCCCCTGGCCCTGCTGCTGGCGGGAAGCGCCAGTTGGACCCAGGCACAAGCCGCCGATGCCAGCACGCCCGAAACGGTTCCCGCAGCCACCGTTGCAGGCCAGGCCAAAGCCGATGGCGCGCAGCTGGAAACCGTGACGGTCACCACCCGCCGTCGCGAGGAAAGCTCGCAGGATGTACCGACACCGATGAGCGTGGTCAGCGGCCAAGTGCTGGAAAGCCAGCGGGTCTATCGCATCCAGGATTTGCAGCAACTGGTGCCCAGCGTCAACGTCGCTTACATGCATGCGCGCCAGTCCAGCGTGTCGATCCGTGGCCTGGGCAACAACCCGGCCAGCGATGGCTTGGAAGGCAGCGTCGGGCTGTACATCGATAACGTCTACCTCGGGCGGCCGGGCATGGCGGTGTTCGACCTGATGGACATCGAGCAGCTCGAAGTGCTGCGCGGCCCGCAAGGTACTTTGTTCGGCAAGAACACCACGGCTGGCGTGATCAACATCAGCACGCGCGCGCCGACCTTCACCCCGGAGCGCAGCATCGAAAGTTCGGTGGGCGAGGACGGTTATTTCCAGACCAAGGGCACCATTTCTGGCCCGTTGAATGACCAACTCGCCGGGCGCTTTTCCGCCTATCGCACCCGCAGCGATGGCGACATCAAAAACGAATACGACGGCCACGACCTGAACGGTGGCTCGCGCGAAGGCTTCCGTGGGCAATTGCTGTTCAAGCCCAACGAGTCGTTCAACCTGCGCTGGATCGGCGACTACAACGAAGAGGATTCCAGCGCCGGCACCCGCGTGTTGTACAACACCGGGCCGACCATCAACGGCGTCAACCTTTACCAGGCCAGGGCCAATACGGCGGGGGCCACGCTGGTCGATGGCACGCACCGCAAGGTCAATTTGAACAACGATCAGCACGTCACCGTGCATCAGGGCGGCACCTCGGTCGAGGCGAACTGGACGCTGCCGAGCGACTTCACCCTGACCTCCATCAGCTCCTACCGCTGGTGGAATTTCACCCCGCGTAACGACGACGGCCTGAACGTCTCGGCGACCTACAACGCCGGGGTTTCGGTGGAAGACAAACAGTACTCCCAGGAATTTCGCCTGGCCTCGCCCACTGGCGGGTTCTTCGATTACGTGCTCGGCGCCTATTACTTCGGCAACAGCCTGGACAACAAATCCTTCGCTTATTACGGACCGCAAGCCGACATCTGGAACGGCACGCCAGCGGGTGCGCTGGCCAACGTCGACAGCGTTGGCAGAGGCCACATCAAGACCGACAGCTTCGCACTGTTTGCCCAGGGCACCTGGCACCTCACCGAACGCCTGGATTTCACCGCTGGTGTGCGGGGGACCTATGAAGAGAAAAACGCCTGGGTCAACCGCGATGCACCCGTGGGTGGTGCGGCGGTCACCGGTGCGGCGGCGACGGTCAGGCGCGGTCGCGCCGGGGTTTACGACTCCGGTGATTTGAATCAGTACAGCTCCAGTCCTTCGGGGCTGCTCAACCTCAGCTACCACTTCACTGATAACCTGCTCGGCTACGCGACCGTGTCCCACGGCGAGAAATCCGGTGGTGTGAACCTGGCCGTCGGCACGGCACCGGTCGCTGGCGCCGACTCGCTGCTAATTGGCACCGAGCGCGCCAACAACGCCGAACTCGGTTTCAAAAGCACGCTGTGGGACCGCCGCCTGCAGCTCAACGCCAACGTCTTCTGGACCCAGGTCAACGGCTATCAGACCAACGCCTACGACGACGTCAACCGCGTGCAATACCTGACCAACGCCGGCTCGGTGCGTTCGCGCGGCGTGGAATTCGACAGCACGCTGATCCCGTTGCGCGGCCTGACACTGAACTTCAACGGTTCCTACAACGACGTCAGCTACCTCTCGTACAAAGATGCGCCATGCCCGCCGGAAGTCAGCCTGGCGCCGGGTGCTCCAGCGTCTTGCGACCTCACCGGCCACCAGGTGGTTGGCGCGTCGAAATGGATCGGCAACGCCAATGGCGAATACAAATGGAACCTGAGTAACGGCTTCGAAGAGTACGTCACCGCCAGCTACGCCTTCCGTTCCAAAGCGGTGGGTACGGTGGAGGATTCCGACTTCGGCCAGATCCCGAGTTACGCCGTGGTCAACCTGTCGACCGGCCTGCGCGGCGACTTCAAGCAAGGGCAGTGGGACGTCTCGCTGTGGCTGAAAAACGCCTTCGACAAAACCTACTACACGACCCTGTGGACCGCTGCCAACGGCGGTTATGAAGGGCTGCTCGGCACGCCGCGGACGTTGGGCGTGACCGGTCGATATGACTTCTGA
- a CDS encoding LysR family transcriptional regulator, with the protein MHIDLRQLRHFIALADQRSFVAGAMAVNLSQSAFSRSIQALEHSVGCQLVDRGRKDLAPTKQGQVLLEHARRLVSGAQQMANEISQFNGLEAGELRFGCGPAPAAGLVPRAIGSFIGRYPKARVQFQVDDWQSLSKRLLSEEFEFFVADTRQFEADPDYLSQRLRPRKWHFCCRAGHPLATRESVSAAELMSYPMAVTIRPPNLRKVIVDLSGRPDFTPNVECENSYSLLGVVMRSDAIGIIGEYSDALHNANGELVRLKIEGLADDLEELYTRYGIVSRAGYRLSPLAEAMIAQIKEIDAQDEEVCSLEQLAV; encoded by the coding sequence ATGCATATCGATTTGCGCCAGCTCCGTCACTTCATCGCCCTCGCCGACCAGCGCAGCTTCGTCGCGGGTGCGATGGCGGTGAACCTGTCGCAATCGGCCTTCAGCCGCAGCATTCAGGCGCTGGAACACAGCGTCGGTTGTCAGTTGGTGGACCGTGGGCGCAAGGACCTGGCGCCGACCAAACAGGGCCAGGTGTTGCTCGAACATGCGCGGCGACTGGTCAGCGGCGCGCAGCAGATGGCCAACGAGATCAGCCAGTTCAATGGTCTGGAGGCCGGCGAGTTGCGCTTCGGTTGTGGTCCGGCGCCCGCAGCAGGCCTGGTGCCTCGGGCAATCGGCAGCTTTATCGGCCGCTACCCCAAGGCACGGGTGCAATTTCAGGTGGATGACTGGCAGAGCCTGAGCAAGCGCCTGCTGAGTGAAGAGTTCGAATTCTTCGTCGCCGACACCCGGCAATTCGAAGCCGACCCGGACTATCTGTCCCAGCGCCTGCGCCCGCGCAAATGGCACTTCTGCTGCCGCGCCGGGCATCCACTGGCCACTCGCGAAAGTGTCAGCGCCGCCGAGTTGATGAGCTACCCGATGGCGGTGACCATCCGCCCGCCCAACCTGCGCAAAGTCATCGTCGACTTGAGTGGCCGGCCGGACTTCACGCCCAACGTGGAATGCGAAAACAGCTACAGCCTGCTCGGCGTGGTGATGCGTTCGGATGCGATTGGGATCATCGGCGAGTATTCAGATGCACTGCACAACGCCAATGGCGAGTTGGTGCGCTTGAAGATCGAAGGGCTGGCCGATGACCTGGAAGAGCTCTACACCCGCTACGGAATTGTCAGTCGCGCGGGGTATCGGTTATCGCCGTTGGCCGAGGCGATGATTGCGCAGATCAAGGAGATTGATGCGCAGGATGAAGAGGTGTGTTCGCTGGAGCAACTGGCCGTCTGA
- a CDS encoding sulfatase-like hydrolase/transferase, producing the protein MPDTQNPVRNVLYIMCDQLRRDYLSCYGHPHLHTPNIDRLADAGVRFSRAYTQGTICGPSRMSAYTGRYVSSHQVAWNAVPLPLEELTLGDYLRPHGIRTALVGKTHATPNLDALQRLAIDPLGDQAAALNEVGFEPFFRHDGIFPDDPLFDDKRESAPYTHYLRDLGFEGRNPWHDWANAAEGEQGEILSGWKMRNAHLPARVPEQHSETVYTTDRALDFIAEQGERPWCLHLSYIKPHWPYIAPAPYNALYGAEQVIEPVRASASEASDHPVYNAFRQHEESLNFSRDEVRLNVVPTYMGLIKQVDDQLGRLFDFLQSSGRWDDTLIVFTSDHGDFLGDHYLGEKEFLLEPAVGIPLIVRDPRPAADITRGSVDDRLVETIDALPTFLQALGLPSAEHRLEGRSLIPLLHGAQTDWRHFAISEYDYAFQAPARERLSQPIDRCRMTMVRSERWKYLAYDGFRPQLFDLLNDPQELRDLGADPTYASVREEHAGYLFEWVRGLKRRTTISHQEIDLRGQRFRYGEPESEKLVQIGVW; encoded by the coding sequence ATGCCTGACACTCAAAACCCCGTGCGCAACGTGCTGTACATCATGTGCGATCAACTGCGGCGCGATTACCTGTCGTGCTACGGCCACCCGCATCTGCACACGCCCAACATCGATCGCCTGGCCGACGCCGGCGTGCGTTTCAGTCGTGCCTATACCCAAGGTACGATCTGCGGGCCGTCGCGAATGTCGGCCTACACCGGGCGCTATGTCAGCAGTCATCAGGTCGCCTGGAACGCCGTGCCGCTACCCCTTGAAGAGCTGACCCTCGGTGATTACCTGCGGCCCCATGGCATACGCACCGCGCTGGTCGGCAAGACCCACGCCACACCTAATCTCGATGCCTTGCAGCGACTGGCCATCGACCCGCTGGGCGATCAGGCGGCAGCGCTGAACGAAGTCGGTTTCGAACCGTTTTTCCGCCATGACGGGATCTTCCCCGACGACCCGTTGTTCGATGACAAGCGCGAATCCGCGCCCTACACCCACTACCTGCGTGACCTCGGTTTCGAAGGCCGCAACCCGTGGCACGACTGGGCCAATGCCGCCGAAGGCGAACAGGGTGAGATCCTCAGCGGCTGGAAAATGCGCAACGCCCATTTGCCCGCGCGCGTGCCGGAGCAGCATTCGGAAACCGTCTACACCACCGACCGCGCCTTGGACTTCATCGCCGAGCAAGGCGAGCGGCCGTGGTGCCTGCACCTGTCGTACATCAAGCCCCACTGGCCCTACATCGCCCCGGCGCCGTATAACGCGCTGTATGGCGCAGAACAGGTGATCGAGCCGGTGCGTGCGTCGGCGAGCGAGGCCAGCGATCACCCGGTGTACAACGCGTTTCGCCAGCACGAAGAGAGCCTGAATTTTTCCAGGGATGAAGTGCGCTTGAACGTGGTCCCGACGTACATGGGCCTGATCAAACAGGTCGACGATCAACTTGGGCGGCTGTTTGATTTTCTGCAGAGCAGCGGGCGTTGGGATGACACCCTGATCGTATTTACCAGCGATCACGGCGACTTCCTTGGCGACCATTACCTGGGGGAAAAAGAGTTTCTGCTGGAGCCGGCGGTGGGCATTCCGCTGATCGTTCGCGACCCACGCCCGGCCGCGGACATCACCCGTGGATCGGTGGACGACAGGCTGGTGGAAACCATCGACGCACTGCCGACATTTCTTCAGGCTTTGGGGTTGCCGAGCGCCGAGCATCGACTTGAAGGACGCTCGCTGATTCCCTTGCTGCATGGCGCGCAAACCGACTGGCGCCACTTTGCGATCAGTGAATACGACTACGCGTTTCAGGCGCCGGCACGGGAGCGATTGTCTCAACCGATCGACCGCTGCCGCATGACCATGGTGCGCAGCGAGCGCTGGAAATACCTGGCGTATGACGGCTTCCGGCCGCAGCTGTTCGACCTGCTCAATGATCCGCAGGAGTTGCGGGATCTGGGTGCGGACCCGACGTACGCCTCGGTTCGCGAGGAGCATGCGGGGTACTTGTTCGAGTGGGTACGTGGTTTGAAACGGCGGACAACGATCAGTCATCAGGAGATTGATTTGCGTGGGCAGCGGTTTCGTTATGGCGAGCCCGAAAGCGAAAAATTGGTTCAGATCGGCGTTTGGTGA
- a CDS encoding TauD/TfdA dioxygenase family protein, with product MSNAALAVKPAVHALEIHPVAGRIGAEIRGVHLSGELDAATIEAIQQALVQYKVIFFREQTHLDDQSQEAFAHLLGEPVAHPTVPVRDGTRFLLELDGAQGQRANSWHTDVTFVDAYPKASILRSVVAPAFGGDTVWANTATAYNELSPELRELADKLVAVHSNEYDYAGTKPDVSEEKLERYRKIFTSTIYETEHPVVRVHPISGEKSLLLGHFVKRIKGYSQADSAHLFGLLQSHVIRQENTVRWRWKAGDVAIWDNRSTQHYAVDDYGTQDRVVRRVTLKGEVAIGVSGQRSQTVKGPDIGGV from the coding sequence ATGAGCAATGCCGCTTTAGCTGTAAAACCCGCTGTTCACGCGCTTGAAATCCATCCGGTGGCCGGCCGCATCGGCGCCGAGATCCGTGGCGTGCACCTCTCCGGTGAGCTCGATGCCGCCACCATCGAAGCGATCCAGCAGGCGCTGGTGCAGTACAAAGTGATCTTCTTCCGCGAGCAGACCCACCTCGACGACCAGAGTCAGGAAGCCTTCGCCCATCTGCTGGGCGAACCGGTGGCGCACCCGACGGTGCCGGTGCGCGACGGTACCCGTTTCCTGCTCGAACTGGATGGTGCCCAGGGCCAGCGCGCCAATTCCTGGCACACTGATGTGACCTTCGTCGACGCTTACCCGAAAGCCTCGATCCTGCGCTCGGTGGTGGCACCGGCCTTCGGCGGCGACACCGTATGGGCCAACACCGCCACCGCCTACAACGAACTGTCACCCGAGCTGCGCGAGCTGGCGGATAAACTCGTGGCCGTGCACAGCAACGAGTACGACTACGCCGGCACCAAGCCTGACGTGTCGGAGGAGAAGCTGGAGCGCTACCGCAAGATCTTCACCTCGACCATTTACGAGACCGAGCACCCGGTGGTGCGCGTGCACCCGATCAGCGGCGAGAAAAGCTTGCTGCTGGGGCATTTCGTCAAGCGCATCAAGGGCTATTCCCAGGCGGATTCGGCGCACCTGTTCGGCCTGTTGCAAAGCCATGTCATCCGCCAGGAAAACACCGTGCGCTGGCGCTGGAAGGCCGGTGATGTGGCGATCTGGGATAACCGCTCCACCCAGCATTACGCGGTGGACGACTATGGCACCCAGGACCGTGTGGTGCGTCGTGTGACGCTCAAGGGCGAAGTGGCGATCGGGGTTTCGGGGCAACGCAGTCAGACGGTGAAGGGGCCGGATATCGGCGGCGTCTGA
- a CDS encoding LysR family transcriptional regulator — protein MDLRQLRYFIALNEHRSFVRAADAMGITQPAFSRSIQGLEQEFGCVLVDRGNKDLRPTPEGQVVLQHARTLVQGAALLSAEVTQMTKLDAGELHFGCGPAPAVKLVPDAVAQFINAHPKVRTCFQVDNWENLSRALSREEIEFFIADIRHFESDPNFQTQALTPKRGVFFCRPGHPLLAKESLSTNDMFDYPLATTRIPPGIRKLLANLSGRMDFASTIETEHFPALVKIVLQSNAIGVGTEEAFVEDIAQGSLALLHWRNLPQNIESMNARCGIVSRTGFRLSPAAREMIETLVAVDRQEVAVAV, from the coding sequence ATGGATCTTCGCCAGTTACGCTACTTCATCGCCCTTAACGAACACCGCAGTTTCGTCCGCGCGGCAGATGCCATGGGCATCACCCAACCGGCGTTCAGCCGCAGTATTCAAGGGCTGGAGCAGGAGTTCGGCTGCGTGCTGGTGGACCGTGGCAACAAGGATTTGCGCCCCACGCCCGAAGGCCAGGTGGTGCTGCAGCACGCCCGGACCCTGGTGCAGGGCGCGGCACTGCTGAGCGCCGAAGTGACGCAGATGACCAAGCTCGACGCCGGCGAACTGCACTTCGGTTGCGGCCCGGCGCCCGCCGTGAAACTGGTGCCGGATGCCGTGGCGCAATTCATCAATGCCCACCCGAAAGTGCGCACCTGCTTCCAGGTGGATAACTGGGAAAACCTCAGCCGTGCCCTGAGCCGCGAGGAGATCGAATTCTTCATCGCCGATATCCGCCATTTCGAATCCGACCCGAACTTCCAGACCCAGGCCCTGACGCCCAAGCGCGGGGTGTTTTTCTGCCGCCCCGGGCATCCGTTGCTGGCTAAGGAAAGCCTGTCGACCAACGACATGTTCGACTACCCGCTGGCCACCACGCGCATCCCGCCAGGCATTCGCAAACTGCTGGCGAACCTCAGTGGGCGGATGGATTTTGCTTCGACCATCGAGACCGAGCATTTCCCGGCGCTGGTGAAAATCGTCCTGCAATCGAACGCCATTGGCGTGGGCACCGAGGAAGCGTTCGTCGAGGACATTGCCCAGGGTTCGCTGGCGCTGCTGCACTGGCGCAATCTGCCGCAGAACATCGAGAGCATGAATGCCCGGTGCGGGATCGTCAGCCGCACCGGGTTCCGGTTGTCACCGGCGGCGCGGGAGATGATCGAGACCTTGGTGGCGGTGGACAGACAGGAAGTCGCCGTCGCGGTTTGA
- a CDS encoding ABC transporter substrate-binding protein, with translation MNIPFKRVISLFAVPALAGLLAFTAQAAELKEIRIAVPDLSAGTQHSGGGVVDVLRDQQIYEKAFADQGIKIQWNFFKGAGPVINEAFANGQVDLAYLGDLAAIIGKSNGLDTRVLSASARGVKHYLGVVPGSGIKTLQDLKGKRVAIFRGTASQLSFDAALASQGLSEKDLKIINLDFNSAVAALAAKQIDASWGSSGLTALQAKGLAELPLSTKDLGGAGSIQSVLVGNGKFVDEHPEVVAKLLKAQQQAVQWLTQDSNKEAYIQLVSGLASYPPVILTQDLKDQKLSEVFPSTLDPVFLGKLQDAVDLASQQKLIRKSFKVSDWVAPELAAAKL, from the coding sequence ATGAACATTCCCTTCAAACGTGTCATCAGCCTGTTCGCCGTACCGGCGCTGGCGGGCCTGCTGGCGTTTACCGCTCAGGCTGCCGAACTCAAGGAAATCCGCATCGCCGTGCCCGACCTCAGCGCTGGCACCCAGCACAGTGGTGGCGGCGTGGTGGACGTGCTGCGCGATCAACAGATCTACGAAAAAGCCTTCGCCGATCAGGGCATCAAGATCCAGTGGAATTTCTTCAAGGGCGCAGGTCCGGTGATCAACGAAGCGTTCGCCAACGGCCAGGTTGATCTGGCCTACCTCGGCGACCTGGCGGCGATCATCGGCAAGTCCAATGGCCTGGACACGCGGGTGCTGAGCGCCTCGGCACGCGGGGTCAAACATTACCTCGGCGTGGTGCCGGGCTCGGGAATCAAGACCCTGCAAGACCTCAAGGGCAAGCGCGTGGCGATCTTTCGCGGCACCGCCAGCCAGTTATCGTTCGATGCGGCGCTGGCCAGCCAGGGCTTGAGCGAGAAGGATCTGAAGATCATCAATCTGGACTTCAACAGTGCGGTCGCGGCGCTGGCCGCCAAGCAGATCGACGCCTCGTGGGGTAGCTCCGGCTTGACTGCATTGCAAGCCAAAGGCCTGGCCGAGTTGCCGCTGAGTACCAAGGACCTGGGGGGCGCGGGAAGTATCCAGAGTGTGCTGGTGGGCAACGGCAAGTTTGTCGACGAACACCCGGAGGTGGTGGCGAAATTGCTCAAGGCACAGCAGCAAGCGGTGCAATGGCTGACCCAGGACAGCAACAAGGAAGCCTACATCCAGTTGGTGTCGGGGCTGGCGAGTTATCCACCGGTGATCCTGACTCAGGATCTGAAGGACCAGAAACTGAGCGAGGTTTTCCCTTCGACGCTGGACCCGGTGTTCCTGGGTAAATTGCAGGATGCGGTGGACCTGGCTTCGCAGCAGAAGTTGATTCGCAAGTCGTTCAAGGTCAGTGATTGGGTGGCGCCTGAGTTGGCTGCGGCGAAGCTCTGA